The Paraburkholderia dioscoreae DNA window CGCATAGGCTGATGCCGCAGGACAGTGGGCTCGAAAAACCCGCTATCGCCCCAATCTGATGTTGTGCTGCCCGGCGTGGGCGACCAACACCCCTTATCCCATCGACCAGGAGTTATGCATGGCGAAAGAAGAACTGCTTGAACTTGACGGTATCGTCGACGAAGTACTTCCGGATAGCCGTTACCGCGTGACGCTCGACAACGGCGTCGTGGTTGGCGCTTACGCGTCCGGGCGCATGCGCAAGAACCATATCCGTATTCTCGCGGGCGACCGCGTGACGCTGGAACTGTCGGTCTACGACCTGACCAAAGGCCGGATCAATTTCCGTCATAAAGACGAGCGCGCCACCGGTGGCGGCGGTGCTCGCAATTCGCAATTCCGCCGCCGTTAAGGCCGGCGGCACGCTGACCGCGCTCCGCACGGTTGAGGCGTGCTCCATTGCGATTGAGTTGTACGCGAAGCCATTCGCGCGCCTTCTCCGGCTTGATTCGTCGACTCGAGCCTGAGCGGCGCGCTGCGGCGTCGCTTCGTTGCAGCCTGTTTTTGCCCATTTTCTTCAGCCTCTGGCGCTTTCTGCTGCCGGCGGGCGTTTCACAGCCGTTCTCGTTTTCCTCTACATACGCGCATGAAGGCCGAACACCGCCCCGAGATCTTCTGTGGCGGCGCTCTTGCGCACCTGCTCGACCACCCGCTCCTCCAGTTCCGCCAGATGTTCACGCATGGCCGTCAACGCCGCGTCCAGGTTGCCCGCGTCCAGCGCGTCGATGATATGCGTGTGTTCGTCCGCGGAGCAGGAGGAACCCTTCGACGGGTCGAACAACGCTTTATACAGCTCGGTTTTGGCGACCAGTTGCCCGACTAGCCCGAGCAACTCCGTGCCGCCCGCCAACTCTGTCAGCAGCACATGAAACTGGCCGGCAAGACGCACGGAATCTTCGACCGCCCCCGCGCTTAACGCCTTCTCTTCGCTGCGCACGTGCGCGCGCAGGCGCCGCTTGTGCTGCGCGCTCAACGCCCCGCACAAGGCGGCGACGATACCCGCCTCGACGATCTGCCGCGCGCGATACACCTGGCGAATGTCCTCCTCCGACGGCGACGGCACGAACGCACCGCGATTCGCCGCCAGCACGAGCTTGCCTTCGAAGCCAAGCCGCGCCAGCACCTTGCGCAGCGCGCCGCGCGTGCAACCGAAGGCGGCGGCGAGATCCCGCTCGACCAGTTGCGCGCCGGGCCGCAGCCGCCCCTGCAATAACGCCGTGGTGATCGACGTATAGATACGCTCTTCGACGCTGATCGAATCGCCTTCGCTTGCGGGTTGAATGGGTGTTTCGGAGGCAGGGGACGAGGAACGCCGGGGACGTGGGGACATGGATTCGGTAATCGGGAATGGAGCGGTATCGGCAGGCATTCTAGCCGCATGTTTCCCGCTTCGCCGCAGACTTTCTCACGGGTTTTCCAACACGACGCGGGACAGTCGGCGCGTCGAGCGCGCCGACGTGAAGGCCTCGGTCCGTCCGGTCGCCCGCCGTACTCTTACCGCCCCGTGTTGAGCACGACCCTGAACCGCGCGGCGCCGCTCATCATCCGGTCGTAGGCTTCGGCCGCTTTCGTCAGTGGGAATTCTTCGATCATCGGTTTGATTCCCGAGAGCGCGCTGAACGCGAGCGTGTCCTGAGAATCCGCCGACGTGCCCGACGGCCAGCCCTGCACCGAATTTCGTCCCATGATGAACTGCGCGATCGGCACTTCGACGGGCTCGTCCGAGAGTCCCACCATGATCAGCTTGCCGTTCAGCCCCAGGCCGCCCACTACGGCGCTCATCGCTTTGCCGCTGGTGACGGTGGCGAGAATGACGCGAGCGCCGCCGAGCGCCTGCAACGCTTGCGCCACGTTCGCCGCCGTGCTGTCGATGTAGTGATGGGCGCCGAGTTGTTTCGCAAGACTTGCCTTGTCCTGCCCGCGCGCTATCGCTACGGTGACGAAACCCATCTTTCGCGCGAACTGCACGCCGAGATGGCCGAGCCCGCCAATGCCCAGAATGGCGACCACATCGCCGGCCCGCGCGCCGCTATTGCGCAGCGCGTTGAATGTCGTGATGCCTGCGCATAGAAGCGGAGCGGCATCGACATCGGCGAGATCGTCGGGAATGCGCGCCAGTGCTTCGACGGGCGCCAGCATGAACTCGGCATAGCCGCCGTCGTAGCTGATGCCGGGCACGAGCGCGCGCTGGCACAGAACAAAATCGCCGCGGCGGCAATGCTCGCAGTGCCCGCAATGTCCGCCGTGCCAGCCGACGCCGACGCGCTGTCCCGCCTGCCATCCTTCGACGCCCGCGCCGACCGTATCGATTACGCCCGCAATTTCGTGCCCGGGCACCCGCGGATATTCCAGGCCCGGCCACTGCCCTTCTTTTGTCAACACGTCACTGTGGCAGATACCGCACGCCTGGATCTTGATGAGCACCTGTCCGGCACCCGGTTCCGGCACGTCCCGTTCGACGAGTTCCAGGGGTCCGCCAGCCTGCGCCACCTGCACTGCCTTCATCGTTCGCATTGCTTTGCTCCTCCGTGAAAGAGACGAACGCGAGTCGATCGAACCCGGTTCGCAGATTTGCCGCCCACGCTACCCACCGGTCAGGCGCTCAGCTTACGCCATATTCTTTGATGGCATGTGACGGGCTGCCAAACTGGCAACGGACGGCGACTCTGTTTCGGCGCACGGTCCCACGCGATCCATTGAAGCCATTGCAACGCCGCTCATGGCAGCGCGGCCGGCCTACCACCCGCTTCGCGCTATGGCCGCAATGATCGAACCCTTCGATGACGCGCTCGCGATGATGGCCACCCTACGCTTCAATCACCCCGTCCTTGACCGTTCCATCAGAACCGTTGAGTGTGCGCGTTACGGGAGTGCGACTGAGTTCGTTGTTCGTATCTACCAGCAGCAGCAAATGCCGGAGGAATGTCGCGCGCTCATCGGGCGGCAACGCGGCAATGGTTCGTTCGTGCGCACGGGCCACGCGCGATTCGAGACGGCCCAGCAGCGCATGCCCGACTTCCGTCAATTCCGCGACCTTCTTGCGCCGATCCGCGCGCGATACGCGGCTCTGCACAAAACGCCGCTGCCCAAGACGGGTAATCACGTCGGCCGTATTCGCGCGATCGAGTCCCACCGCCCGCGAAAGAACAACCTGCTCCGAAGGCCCCAGTTGTTCGAGCGCCGTGAGAATGCTGTACTGCACCGGCGTGATGCCTTCGGGTGCGCATTCCTCCATGAACAGCGCAACGTGAATCTGATGCAACCGCCGTATGAGGAAACCCGGCCGCTCATTGAGCGCTGTGTTGCGCCATGCGAGCACCGGGTCCGGTACGAGTTC harbors:
- a CDS encoding GntR family transcriptional regulator; the encoded protein is MSPRPRRSSSPASETPIQPASEGDSISVEERIYTSITTALLQGRLRPGAQLVERDLAAAFGCTRGALRKVLARLGFEGKLVLAANRGAFVPSPSEEDIRQVYRARQIVEAGIVAALCGALSAQHKRRLRAHVRSEEKALSAGAVEDSVRLAGQFHVLLTELAGGTELLGLVGQLVAKTELYKALFDPSKGSSCSADEHTHIIDALDAGNLDAALTAMREHLAELEERVVEQVRKSAATEDLGAVFGLHARM
- a CDS encoding MarR family winged helix-turn-helix transcriptional regulator; the protein is MDAPTTRTSADQPELVPDPVLAWRNTALNERPGFLIRRLHQIHVALFMEECAPEGITPVQYSILTALEQLGPSEQVVLSRAVGLDRANTADVITRLGQRRFVQSRVSRADRRKKVAELTEVGHALLGRLESRVARAHERTIAALPPDERATFLRHLLLLVDTNNELSRTPVTRTLNGSDGTVKDGVIEA
- the infA gene encoding translation initiation factor IF-1, yielding MAKEELLELDGIVDEVLPDSRYRVTLDNGVVVGAYASGRMRKNHIRILAGDRVTLELSVYDLTKGRINFRHKDERATGGGGARNSQFRRR
- a CDS encoding alcohol dehydrogenase; the encoded protein is MRTMKAVQVAQAGGPLELVERDVPEPGAGQVLIKIQACGICHSDVLTKEGQWPGLEYPRVPGHEIAGVIDTVGAGVEGWQAGQRVGVGWHGGHCGHCEHCRRGDFVLCQRALVPGISYDGGYAEFMLAPVEALARIPDDLADVDAAPLLCAGITTFNALRNSGARAGDVVAILGIGGLGHLGVQFARKMGFVTVAIARGQDKASLAKQLGAHHYIDSTAANVAQALQALGGARVILATVTSGKAMSAVVGGLGLNGKLIMVGLSDEPVEVPIAQFIMGRNSVQGWPSGTSADSQDTLAFSALSGIKPMIEEFPLTKAAEAYDRMMSGAARFRVVLNTGR